A DNA window from Danio aesculapii chromosome 14, fDanAes4.1, whole genome shotgun sequence contains the following coding sequences:
- the LOC130240988 gene encoding aurora kinase A-like, with protein sequence MLLTVLGVIALFLRERNTNNTEEEGQKDVPPVRNSDGREIDDCEEPSLEEPVSVHSEEPSLEEPVSVHSEEPSLEEPVSVHSEEPAPEEPVSVHSEEPSLEEPVSVHSEEPSLEEPVSVHSEEPSLEEPVSVHSEEPAPEEPVSVHSEEPSPEEPVSVHSEEPSLEEPVSVHSEEPSLVEPVSVHSEEPSLVEPVSVHSEEPSLVEPVSVHSEEPSLEESSLDLNDEPLYVVSAEPEILMKDKETQIIEINSHCYEIEAQLGEGGCGAVFAGTRIEDGLQVAVKVSDFEKEKRFISVDGFENPLPLEIALHFLANKGPKIKEIIELLDWKVDADNYFMVLEQPIPCISLYAFLIDCKGIVPEDKLRKIMFQTTIAAQTCCQRGVLHRDIKLENLLINPDTLEVKLIDFGCGDLLTEDSYQSIRGTREYFPPEFASTGRYHGEPATVWSLGVVLFLLVFYRYPEQSDLPRMNDRRLRIKGLSRDGCDFFHGCLQFDYKDRLELQNLSSHKWFRVLNTF encoded by the exons ATGTTACTTACCGTACTCGGAGTTATTGCTCTCTTCCTGAGAGAAAGAAACACCAACAACACTGAAGAAGAGGGCCAGAAAGATGTACCACCTGTGAGGAACAGTGACG GTCGAGAAATCGATGACTG tgaagaaccatcactggaggagcctgtcagtgttcacagtgaggaaccatcactggaggagcctgtcagtgttcacagtgaagaaccatcactggaggagcctgtcagtgttcacagtgaggaACCAGCACCGgaggagcctgtcagtgttcacagtgaagaaccatcactggaggagcctgtcagtgttcacagtgaggaaccatcactggaggagcctgtcagtgttcacagtgaggaaccatcactggaggagcctgtcagtgttcacagtgaggaACCAGCACCGgaggagcctgtcagtgttcacagtgaggaaccatcaccggaggagcctgtcagtgttcacagtgaagaaccatcactggaggagcctgtcagtgttcacagtgaggaaccatcacttgtagagcctgtcagtgttcacagtgaggaaccatcactagtagagcctgtcagtgttcacagtgaagAACCATCACTAGtagagcctgtcagtgttcacagtgaggaACCATCGCTGGAGGAATCATCACTGGATCTCA ATGATGAACCTTTATATGTTGTCTCTGCTGAACCTGAGATATTGATGAAGGACAAAGAGACACAAATCATTG AGATCAATTCCCACTGCTATGAAATTGAAGCTCAGCTGGGTGAAGGAGGCTGTGGAGCAGTTTTCGCAGGGACCCGTATAGAAGATGGTCTTCAGGTGGCAGTAAAAGTATCTGATTTCGAGAAGGAGAAGCGATTCATCAGTGTC GATGGGTTTGAAAATCCACTTCCACTGGAGATCGCTCTGCACTTTCTTGCCAATAAAGGCCCCAAGATTAAGGAAATCATCGAGCTTCTGGACTGGAAGGTGGATGCTGATAACTACTTTATGGTGCTAGAGCAGCCCATACCCTGCATCAGCTTGTATGCTTTCCTTATCGACTGCAAAGGCATTGTTCCAGAGGACAAGTTACGAAAGATCATGTTCCAGACAACAATTGCAGCCCAAACATGCTGCCAGCGTGGAGTTCTTCATCGTGATATCAAGCTGGAGAACTTGCTGATTAACCCGGACACCCTTGAGGTCAAACTGATTGACTTCGGGTGCGGCGACCTCCTTACTGAGGACAGTTACCAATCCATTAGAG GCACCAGAGAGTACTTCCCTCCCGAGTTTGCGTCAACTGGAAGATACCACGGGGAACCAGCGACAGTCTGGTCACTTGGAGTTGTTCTGTTTTTGCTAGTTTTCTACAGATATCCAGAACAAAGTGACTTGCCCAGAATGAACGACAGAAGGTTGAGGATTAAAGGCTTGTCAAGAG ACGGCTGCGATTTCTTCCACGGCTGTCTGCAGTTCGACTACAAGGATCGGCTTGAACTACAAAACCTCAGTTCCCATAAGTGGTTTAGGGTATTGAATACATTTTGA